In Candidatus Aegiribacteria sp., the following proteins share a genomic window:
- a CDS encoding PorV/PorQ family protein — protein sequence MKIGLGARGTAMAGAFIATADDPSAAFWNPACLVRVPGTQVQFSGMQWFADILYGAGVVSHEIAGVGTFSAQFAMLQSGDMDVTTVAHPEGTGETFSCNDMVAGISFSRMLTDRFSAGMTVKYVREQWDDISAGGIAVDIGTLYDTGFKTLRIGMTIQHFGGELTPGGEYTTYYSGGDSTEVYEPYSMPMVFKLGMAMDIINRGPHFLTVEIDGIHPNDNVEELGIGTEYWYNNMFALRGGYCINTDEEGLTAGAGFNIPVSGKTISLDYAYADWNRLDMVHQASLGFAF from the coding sequence CTGAAAATAGGACTGGGTGCCCGCGGAACCGCAATGGCTGGTGCTTTTATCGCTACAGCCGATGATCCAAGCGCCGCATTCTGGAATCCAGCCTGCCTTGTAAGAGTACCCGGAACACAGGTGCAATTTTCAGGCATGCAGTGGTTTGCGGACATACTTTACGGCGCAGGTGTCGTATCCCATGAAATTGCCGGAGTAGGTACCTTCTCTGCTCAGTTCGCGATGCTGCAGTCCGGCGACATGGACGTAACCACCGTTGCTCATCCCGAAGGAACGGGAGAAACCTTCTCATGTAATGACATGGTGGCAGGTATCTCCTTTTCCAGAATGCTGACCGACAGGTTCAGTGCCGGAATGACGGTGAAGTATGTACGGGAGCAGTGGGATGATATTTCCGCTGGCGGTATCGCTGTTGATATTGGTACCCTTTACGATACGGGTTTCAAAACCCTGCGTATCGGTATGACAATTCAGCACTTTGGAGGGGAACTGACTCCAGGAGGAGAATACACTACGTATTACAGCGGAGGCGATTCGACAGAGGTTTACGAACCCTACTCGATGCCGATGGTCTTCAAGCTCGGTATGGCTATGGATATTATCAACAGAGGCCCTCATTTCCTGACGGTTGAAATTGATGGTATTCATCCCAACGACAATGTAGAGGAACTTGGAATCGGTACCGAATACTGGTACAATAATATGTTCGCCCTTCGAGGCGGCTATTGTATAAACACAGACGAAGAAGGTCTTACCGCTGGAGCGGGATTCAATATCCCTGTGAGCGGAAAGACTATATCACTTGATTAC